GTAGAGCCGCCTGAAGTGTTGCAAGCCTTTTTCGCAGAAGGGAGACAATATGCAAATGACTAAAATTAATAAAGAAAAACTGATTGAAGTGAAAAATATTGATATCGTTTTTGGACAAGGTAAAAAACAGTTCAAAGCGGTAGATAACGTGAGCTTCGATATATATAAAGGTGAAACATTCGGGCTTGTAGGGGAATCCGGTTCCGGGAAAACGACAATCGGCCGTGCGATTATGCGTATTAACCCGATAACAAACGGAGAAATTCTATTCCATGGAAAACCGATTAATGGCCGTATTTCCAGTGCATGGGACCGTGAGATTACACAAAAGATTCAAATGATTTTCCAGGACCCGGGCGCATCTTTGAATGAACGGGCAAAGGTTGACTATATTGTTTCGGAAGGCCTGATCAATAATAAAAGGTACAGCAATGAACAGGAGCGGATCGATAAAGTAAAAAAAGCATTACTGGAAGTCGGGCTGCTGCCGGAATTTGCTTCACGTTTCCCGCATGAATTTTCAGGCGGGCAGCGTCAACGGATCGGCATTGCCAGAGCGCTAGTCATGGAACCGGAATTTATCGTAGCGGATGAACCAATCTCTGCACTGGACGTTTCGATTCGAGCTCAAGTCTTGAACTTATTGTCCAGCTTACAGGAACATCGTGAGTTAACGTATTTATTTATCGCCCATGACTTGTCGATTGTCCGCTTTATTACAGATCGGACGGCGGTCATTTATAAGGGGAAAATCGTTGAACTGGGTGAAACGGAAAAGCTGTTCAACAATCCGCTGCATCCTTACACGAAAGCATTACTGGCAGCCGTTCCAGAACCGAACCCGCTAAAAGAGCGCAGAAAAAAGCTGCAAGTGTACGATCCAACTGTTCATCAGTATGAAATGGATCCACCTGAATTTGTTGAAATTGAAGAAGGACATTTCGTATTGGCCAATCAAGAAGAGCAGGCACAGTATCGGACGGTGCTTGCCGGAAGTGGAGTGTAGTCGATGGCAATGATAATTCCAAGGTCACTGAAAAAAGGCGATACTGTAGCATTAATTAGCGCATCCGGAGCAACACCCGAACATCGTATCGAACGTGCTATCCAGGCAGTGGAGAAGTTGGGTTTCCGTGTTGTTGTGGGGGAAACGTGCAGAGCGCGACACGGTTATTTTGGAGGCAGTGATGAGCTGAGGGCAAAAGAATTAAATGACATGTTCCGGAATCCTGAAATTGACGGTATTTTTTGTATTCGTGGAGGCTATGGGGCGACACGTATTTTACCAATGCTTGATCTGAAGATGATTAAAGAAAACCCGAAAGTATTTGCTGGCTATAGTGATGTGACAGCACTGCATATTGTTTTCAATCAGCAATGCGGTTTTGTAACGTACCATACACCGATGCCATCAACTGAATTTATTCGTCCTGAAATGGATGACTATACATGGGGATATTTCATCAACAGTGTGACGAATACTGAGTGGAATGATTATTTCCTGGAAAATGCAAATGGCCAGAAAATGAACACGGTTGTGCCCGGTATTGCTACAGGAGAACTAGCTGGAGGGAATTTAACACTTGTTGCGGCATCTCTTGGGACACCATACGAGGTTGATTTGAAAGGCAAGATTCTTTTTTTGGAAGACATCGATGAAAATGTGCAACGGATCGACCGGATGCTGACACAGCTGTCATTGTCGGGGAAACTTCAGCAGCTGTCAGGTATTTTGCTGGGTGGTTGGACGGATTGTGGACCAATGGATTTAAATAACGCAGAAAATAATTTGAGTTTGGATATGGTATTTGAAGAAATTTTAGTACCTTTGAATATTCCAATATTAAAAGATGTAACATGTGGTCATGTGCTGCCGACGATGTCATTGCCGCTTGGTAAAACCGTCACAATCGATGCGACGAATAAATCAATTCGGGTTGTAGGTTAGTTTGATGCATGAACAACTTAATCGTATTATTGCACAGTCCCCATATAAAGTGCATGTCATTGTAGAAGATTACAATACTAACGATATCGTCTGGAAAAATCGGGACGAGGAAATTTTCGGCAGTGCAAGTATAATCAAAGTGCCGATTCTCATTGCTATTTTGGCTCATCTGCAAAAAACGAATGGCAATATGAATCACGTTTACGAGATTGAGCCGGAAAACATGGTCGAGTTCAGTGTGATTACTGAGCAGAGAAAAACTCGAGCTAAACTGCACGAGCTATTACTTTGGATGACGATTACGAGTGACAATACAGCAACAAACGTATGTATCGATCTATTAGGCATGGATGGATTCAATAACTATTTTAAAGAAATCGGCTTACATAATACTCGGGTCCAGCGGAAAATGATGGATTTTGAACGTCAAAAGCTTGGCTTTGATAATGAAACAACAGCGCAGGATATGCAGCACCTTTTCCGGCAAATATATAGAGGTACGCTACTAACAAAAGAGTGGAATGCCGTTGCACTCGATATTTTAAGCAGGCAGCGCAGTAATGAATCACTCAAACGCTATATCGTAGATGATGTGAAAATGGCGCATAAAACAGGCGGTCTCGATACGGTCGACCATGACACTGGAATTATTTTTGCAAAAGAACGCGATTATTTTATCGGAGTTTTCATTACAGAAGTGACCGACAATGACAAAGCGAGACAAATGATTGGTACTATTTCTAAAATCGTCTATGACTATTTTACAAAACAGGAGGAGGGAATCGATTGAATGCCGTTGTGAAAATGAAAATTGCGAGTTTACATGCAGCACCGGACCGACATTCTGAGTTAATCGATGAAGCGTTGTACGGGATGCCAGTCGAAGTACAAGAAGAAATTGATGAAAATTGGGTCAAAATACGAACGTTTTACCGTTACGAAGGCTACACACTAAAATCCAACTTGTATCTCGGAAGTGAACCTACTGCAAACTGGGTATATGAAGCGAATGATGTCGTAATACAAAGCTTTGCCGATGTCCTTAAAGTACCAAAAATACAAAGTGAAAACATTATCACATTGACACGAGGCGCCTTTATTAAAGTGGTACTGGAAGCAGGTCTTGATCCTACATGGGCAAAAGTGCAGCTTGTTACAGGGGAAGAAGGGTATGTACGGGCAGCCTGGATTCAGGATCGTATTAAAGTATATACGACAAATGAAGAAGTATTTCGCAAGCAAGTCGTGGAAACAGCTTTTCGCTATATAGGGACACCATACCGATGGGGTGGAAAGACGCCTATAGGTATTGACTGTTCAGGTCTTGTATCAATGGCGTATATGCTGAACGGTGCTTACATTTACCGTGACGCGAAAATAGAGGAAGGTTTCCCATTAAGGAAAATAGAAGGCGACAACTTAAAGCCGGGAGATCTGATTTTCTTCCCTGGCCATGTAGCGATGTATATTGGAAAAGACGAGTATATCCATTCCTCTCTAGGCGGGAACGAGGTCAATGTGAATAGCCTGAACTTGCAGCATGAGAATTACCGTGAAGACTTGGCCACAACGATTACGGAGTACGGCAGTATTTTTTAATCCAACAAAAAAGGGTCAACTCAGCAAGATTACGCTGAGTTGGCCCTTTTAGTTTCAATGGAAATTGGTTTAGTTCAATTAAAAGTTTTTAAGGATCCAATCGTTAGCTTCTACCCAATTATTAACGCGAATGACGTTATTCGGTACAGGCATTTGATTGTACGGTGTATCAAATAAAATGACAGGGATTTTAAGCTCTTCGGCAATTTCCACTGCATTATCATGTTTGTCTTCGAAAAAAGCTTCTACTGCATGTTTTTTTGCGATGGCAATTTTGTTATGACTGCCGATACATTCGATATGGTCGTAAGGTACTTTAAATTGGTCAAACCAGTTTTTCGTAATATCGAAAACATTTTCTCCACGTGCAGAAATATAATAAAGCTCATACTGGTTTTGCCAGGCTGTTAAAATACGGTGTGCATCTGCAGCAAGCTCACTCACTTCATACATTCGTGGCTCGTTTTCTTTAAACCAGGCCTGAAACTGTGCGCGGTCTATAGGGTGCGGAAAGCCACTTAAAAAATCATATTCCGTTACATCTTGTAGCGTCATATTAATGTTGTACTGTTTATTAAT
This window of the Solibacillus isronensis genome carries:
- a CDS encoding oligopeptide/dipeptide ABC transporter ATP-binding protein; protein product: MTKINKEKLIEVKNIDIVFGQGKKQFKAVDNVSFDIYKGETFGLVGESGSGKTTIGRAIMRINPITNGEILFHGKPINGRISSAWDREITQKIQMIFQDPGASLNERAKVDYIVSEGLINNKRYSNEQERIDKVKKALLEVGLLPEFASRFPHEFSGGQRQRIGIARALVMEPEFIVADEPISALDVSIRAQVLNLLSSLQEHRELTYLFIAHDLSIVRFITDRTAVIYKGKIVELGETEKLFNNPLHPYTKALLAAVPEPNPLKERRKKLQVYDPTVHQYEMDPPEFVEIEEGHFVLANQEEQAQYRTVLAGSGV
- a CDS encoding S66 peptidase family protein, coding for MAMIIPRSLKKGDTVALISASGATPEHRIERAIQAVEKLGFRVVVGETCRARHGYFGGSDELRAKELNDMFRNPEIDGIFCIRGGYGATRILPMLDLKMIKENPKVFAGYSDVTALHIVFNQQCGFVTYHTPMPSTEFIRPEMDDYTWGYFINSVTNTEWNDYFLENANGQKMNTVVPGIATGELAGGNLTLVAASLGTPYEVDLKGKILFLEDIDENVQRIDRMLTQLSLSGKLQQLSGILLGGWTDCGPMDLNNAENNLSLDMVFEEILVPLNIPILKDVTCGHVLPTMSLPLGKTVTIDATNKSIRVVG
- a CDS encoding serine hydrolase translates to MHEQLNRIIAQSPYKVHVIVEDYNTNDIVWKNRDEEIFGSASIIKVPILIAILAHLQKTNGNMNHVYEIEPENMVEFSVITEQRKTRAKLHELLLWMTITSDNTATNVCIDLLGMDGFNNYFKEIGLHNTRVQRKMMDFERQKLGFDNETTAQDMQHLFRQIYRGTLLTKEWNAVALDILSRQRSNESLKRYIVDDVKMAHKTGGLDTVDHDTGIIFAKERDYFIGVFITEVTDNDKARQMIGTISKIVYDYFTKQEEGID
- a CDS encoding C40 family peptidase; translation: MNAVVKMKIASLHAAPDRHSELIDEALYGMPVEVQEEIDENWVKIRTFYRYEGYTLKSNLYLGSEPTANWVYEANDVVIQSFADVLKVPKIQSENIITLTRGAFIKVVLEAGLDPTWAKVQLVTGEEGYVRAAWIQDRIKVYTTNEEVFRKQVVETAFRYIGTPYRWGGKTPIGIDCSGLVSMAYMLNGAYIYRDAKIEEGFPLRKIEGDNLKPGDLIFFPGHVAMYIGKDEYIHSSLGGNEVNVNSLNLQHENYREDLATTITEYGSIF
- a CDS encoding 5' nucleotidase, NT5C type — encoded protein: MTNLKHRFGIDIDGTVTCPATLIPHINKQYNINMTLQDVTEYDFLSGFPHPIDRAQFQAWFKENEPRMYEVSELAADAHRILTAWQNQYELYYISARGENVFDITKNWFDQFKVPYDHIECIGSHNKIAIAKKHAVEAFFEDKHDNAVEIAEELKIPVILFDTPYNQMPVPNNVIRVNNWVEANDWILKNF